A segment of the Oncorhynchus tshawytscha isolate Ot180627B linkage group LG06, Otsh_v2.0, whole genome shotgun sequence genome:
CTTCCCCACCGCACGAGCCAAAGGGGACGCAAAACCGGATAgaatgatcacatcagtgactcaatgCCGCCAGCATTTCTTGAGGCGCACGCCAAAAAACTAGGCCAACTCAGCAGGTGCAGTTCCCCTTTATGTCAGGAGAAACTATAAATGCTTATGGTGAAAAGGGGTTCATATGAATAAGGTAAACTCTTTTTAGCACTTCATTGATTATAGTTGAGTACTGTATGAATTAAAAGTAATCAAGATGCATATTGAACTGTAAGACTATCTTCAATGACTGTGAGAGCACGTTCTGTCTAGTTAGTGTAAgtctgtgtgtggcactgtgtgcaTGTATGAGGCAGAATATTCATGACCTATGGCTTAACAGTGTTTTCTGCACAGGGAGTACCAAGAAGAGTATGCCAGAGGTGTGGTGGAGAGGACCTGGAACTAAAGCCAAGATACACACCTACACTGGCAATGCCATGAACACCTACACAGGTCCTTCGTACGCCCCAGCATCTATCTACATCCTCAGGCTGCGGTCCAAGGACCAGGACACCAGGGCTACTGTGTACCTCCATGAGGGCTCTGGGACCTCCTGGGCCTTCCCACAGCTTCCCTCTGACTCCCATGTCCACACCCTGGGTGTAGGAATGACCAGTGTCACCCTCAGCTGGGCCCCCAGTGCCCCCCTCAAAAGGCTGCACACCCAACGCAGCTATGACTACTGTGTCCTCGTCAATCGCAAACACAACTACCGCAACCTTTGTGCCGCCCAGGAGGGCATCAGGAAGGAGCGGGAGAAAGACAAGAAAAGGGAGAAGGACAAACAGAGGAAAGTAACTGTGTGGCCGATTCTCAAAGactggtggtggcagcagtgggatGCTGACACTGAGCTCCAGTCACCCGCTGCGCTCCGTAATGACTATGGTCATCTTCAATGTGTTTGTAAGGGAACAGAGAGCGTGTGCACGGTCTCTGAGCTCGTCCCTGACACGCAATACTACTTTGACGTTTTTTTGATTGACAGGCTAAATGGAACCAGTGCCGCATATACTGGAACATTCGCTCAAACACACGAGGAGGCCCGACCAGCTATCACACCACTTAGGGAAGGGGAGCTCCGGTGGGTGACCTTCCGGGATGGAGGCTCAACCTCTGGGGAGATCTTTAGCTTCCGCCCCCGGGGCTGGCAACAGAGTGGCCTGCTCACTCTACAGAGCTGCGAAAGCAGTGAGAAGATCAACATCACTGTTTCCAGCAAGGGCAAAGAGCTCAGCTCCCAGGCTGTGGGAGAAAACCTGGCTCAGATCTGGCTCCAGGGCAGCCCTTCCTACCTCATCCACTTGGAGAAAGAGGGAACGGCAGCTCCCAGACAAGCTGCTCCAGGAGTGCTGAAGGCCTCTGTTAAGATGCAGGTGTCCTCCACTTACCATCGTCAAGGGATACCTTCGCTCCCCTCCACTCTGCAGATAAAGTCTTTCAACAGGCTCAGGAGCTGTGAATCTGTCACCCTGGCCTGGATGGgcacagaggagaggagccttTACTGTGTGTACCGCCAGAGGCTGGGTAAGGGGGGTGGTAAGAAGGGAGGCACGGCACCCTGCCTGGGGCCTGAGTCACGGTCGGACACTGAGAGGGTCCTGTGTAAATACTTCCAGGAGCTCAACCCTCGAAGGGCTGTCACGACAGCCGTGATCGGAGGCCTGGAGCCTGGGGTGGCCTACATATTTGATGTCTATCTAATGAGACGCTGGGGGATCCCCATAAAGTACAGCAGCAAGACAGTAAGAACCAGGAAGGAGTGCTGAGCTGCTGCCCACTCCTAGTCTCAGTCTGCAGCAGCATTGGACTTAACAAAGAGATGATTCACAAAGACTTACCATGAAAAAGTAATTCTACTACGAGGGAGACTGTTAAGAAATGTGGTACACCCTGTGAAGAGTGGTCACATTTGAACACTGGTACTCATGGATTGGGTAGGAGTAGCAGAGGGATGACTGCACACCAGCAAAATTCATTCCATTTCAGTAACCTGTGCTTTTTGTCTTTTTGTTTATATTTGTTGATGATGTGCCAGTTGTCTAGGTACTAATTGTGTGACTGAGTACAAAGGAGGATATACGTTTTTGATTAATACAAATTTTTAGTGAAGACTGTGCCAAAAAATATGCAACAGAAGCAGATAGAGATTTGATTATACTTTGCAATGGGGAGAGAGAACTTCTGGCaatgacctacagtatatatttagTGCTGCATTGTTTTGTTTCAATATTCTACAGGCTTAAAACACAGATAGGGTAATCTATTGATGCTTAGCGCAAAGTTAATGTGTATCTTGTGTTCTGCTTTCGCATGAAGTAGATAAAATTTGTTAGCGACTAGCTTCATTGTCGTTGATGTATTATTGTGCTATACTTCAAATACACCAATAAACACACATTAGGTATCTGTATCCTGGAATCAACATTCATCACTATCCTCTTTTGGTTGACTTGTCTCTTTGCTTAGTTAGTTGAGAAAACAAATTGAGAGATCAACACACCCCTACCCTATACTAACTTGCATTTATTTATCTCTAGGCTGCTTAGATGATTACTACAAAACTAAAGAGTAAGACTAAAGATCATAAATCTCAAATCTAAAGAACATGATTTAAAATACTTTCAATGACAATATTATTGATATAGAGGCAATAATGATTGAGAGAtcactgcacttcctgatttgacctcattaagaaatgctagcagccatgactgaattcaaacTTGAGTTGGTTTttgggtgtggtttgatgtgggtgtctctTGTTGTGTTTGAAGGTGGGAACAGGTAGCCAAATTATATTGGCAATTAGCTTCAGCTGGCTGGTGTGAAATAGTGGCAAAGttgtccctaccccattgaagttgaaatttaAAATGGTAAGGAATGGTTAAGATTTAGGGTAGgtatgtcccaaggatcccggataacACTGACCAATTTCAAACAAAATTGACCATGGGCTTTACAATGGCATCGCCTGCAGCTACTCCgaattgatgattacttgggAGCAGCCAGCTGTGGGCAGGATTAAATTAACCCAAACCAAGGAAAACTGTTAGGATATCCTTCATTCAGTTACATTTTTTTCTTCCTATCAATCTGTTTTGgacaagactgactttatgaccaacatttacctatttacactttgtagtcaattttgacactagaataaatgtttctgactcatatcgattcCACATAGGCCATTTTCAGAACGAGAAGTTTTGTAGGCGAagtcagttttttttttatatatataaaaaaagtacTACTTTTTCTCCCagatttcgtggtatccaattggcagTTACAGTCTCGTCTCATCTCGGGaaagccgtgcgtcctccgaaacagaacccaaccaagccgcactgcttcttgatacaATGCCCGTTTAACCCGGAATCCAGCCGCACCAATGGCGTTTTGACCACGTGCTttaagacccaaacggcgtttcatacgacagagcctggactcactcgaacccagaatctgtAGTGGCACAGCTACTGATGCTGTGCCCGACCACCCCGCCACTCGCTTAAGTCACTGTACCTGCTTCAACAGACAGAATGGGTGTTCGTCAACCTGTGCCTAAAATGATTGACACAAATAGTTACCACAgtcaaagtcataaaccccgcccatgtaaaaaaaaaaaacatgtatcttCTAAAAATGAGATTTGAAACCTAACCTCCACCAAACTGCTAACTGTATGCCCAacactaaccttaaattaagacataTTAAGCACGTTTTTCATTATCTTTTACGATAGACTTTGCTGCTATGGTAACTAGTGAAAGCCACACAAACGTAACAtacgcaacaacaaaaaaagaagcgCGTTTACGCTACGTACACTCCGTTGACAGGACAGCGCGCCAAATTTTGTAAACAAAGCAAGTGAAGCTTTCAACCAAATATCCACCATTTTGATAAAGAAGAAGGTTTCAAGGTAGGTAGAGGTTTTAAAACGCTATTACAAATAACGTTATGAATAACGTGTGCAGACAATAATTGTTTTGAAATCATTTACAGGGGCTTTCTgcactgcatttaaaaaaaagaaaaaaaagggcGACAttgccactgttttggtaaacaagagggctggagaaatgtagcgAAGTACGTAAGCGAACCACTCAAAATTGATGGACAAAACTAgctatgcatgcatacatacagtagcTACAAGGACTGAACATCAACGGGAATACAATTGCAGTTTTAATCATGTTTTGACGCAATACAGTGTTAGCCTAAAATgtcattgtttacaaacaatggagttaAACAATATTGTATttagggttctgatggggtatagcagttgaactaagctcatgagtgatttataagttatattcttcaagaatcattgGCTATAACGTtatgtggttacatttctccagccctcagtgatatatatatatatatatatacacacacacacacttgaagtcgggaagtttacatacaccttagccaaatacatttaaactcagtttttcacaattcctgacatttaatcctagtaaaaattcccttttcttaggtcagttaggatcaccactttattttaagaatgtgaaatgtcagaataatagtagagagaatgatttatttcagcttttatttctttcatcacattctcagtgggtcagaagtttaaatacactcaattagtatttggtagcattgcctttaaattgtttaacttgggtcaaatgttttaaccataagttaggtgaattttggccaattcctcctgacagagctggtgtaactgagacaggtttgtaaggcctacttgctcgcacacactttccccacacatttctataggattgaggtcagggctttgtgatggctactccaacaccatgactttgttgtccttaagccattttgccacaactttggaagtatgcttggggtcattgtccatttggaagacccatttgtgaccaagttttaacttcaattgtcttgatgttgcttcaatacatccacatcctccctcatgatgccatctattttgtgaagtgcaccagtccctcctgcagcaaagcacccccacaacatgatgctgccacccccgtgcttcacggttgggatggtgttcttcggcttgcaagcctccccctttttcctccaaacataacgatgatcattaaggccaaacagttatttttgtttcatcagatcagaggacatttctccaaaaagtacgatctttgtccccatgtgcagttgcaaaccgtagtccggcttttttttatggcggttttggagcagtggcttcttccttgctgagcagcctttcaggttatgtcgatataggacttgttttactgtggatatcgatacttttatatccgtttcctccagcatcttcacaaggtcctttgctgttgttctgggattgatttgcacttttctcaccaaagtatgttcatctgtaggagacagaacgcgtctccttccttagcggtatgacggctgcgtggtcccatggtgtttatagttgcttgctattgtttgtacagatgaacatggtactttCAGGGGTGTGGAAATTGctccgaaggatgaaccagacttgtgaaagtctacaattgtttttctgaggtcttggctgatttcttttgattttcccatgatgttaagcaaagaggcactgagtttgaaggtaggccttgaaatacatccacaggtacacctccaattgactcaaatgatgtcaatcagcctatcagaagcttctaaagccatgccatcattttctggaatttcccaagctgtttaaaggcacagtcaacttagtgtatgtaaacttctgacctactggaattgtgatacagtgaattataagtgaaacaatctgtctgtaaacaattgttggaaaaattacttgtgtcatgcacaaagtagatgtcgtaaccgacttgtcaaaactatagtttgttaacaagaaatttgtggagtggttgaaaatgagttttaatgactccaagtgtatgtaaacttacgacttcaactgtatatacagtactattcaaagtttggacacacctactcattcaagtttttctttattttgtactattttcaacattgtagtataatagtgaagcCTTCaacactttatttatttttgctattttgcaccccagtatctctacttgcacatcatcatctgcacatatatcactctagtgttaatgctaaattgtaattatttctcctattgccttacctccctaatcttactacatttgcacacactgtacatatatttttgtattgtgttattgactgtatgtttgtttatcccatgtgtaactctgtgttgttgtttttgtcacactgctttatcttggccaggtcgcagttgtaaatgagaacttgcctcaactggcctacctggttaaagaaaggtgaaatatatacaaatatttttaaagatggaatcatgtagtaaccaaacaagtgttaaacaaagtagccaccatttgcctttgacagctttgcacaattttggcattctctcaaccagcttaacctggaatgctttttcaacagtctttaaggagttcccacatatgttgagcactttgttgtctgcttttccttcactctgcggtccaactcatcccaaaccatctcaattgttttgaggtcgggtgattgtggaggccaggcaagtctcttcttcttattggtgacctttagtagtgatttctctgcagaaatttgaccacgaaggcctgattcacgcagtctcttctgaacagctgatgttgagatgtgtctgttacttgaactctgtgaagcatttatgtgggctgccatttctgaagctggtaactctaatgaacttatcctctgcaacataggtaactctgggtattcctttcctgtggcggtcctcatgagagccagtttcatcatagcgcttgatggtttttgcgactgcactttaatacatttttaatgttCTTGAAATTCTCCTCattggctgaccttcatgtcttaaagtaatgatggaatgtcttttctctttgcttatttgagcagttcacgccataatatggacttggtcttttaccaaatagggctgtcttctctATACccgcctaccttgtcacaacacaactgatttggctCAAAcacaaaggaaagaaattccacaaattaacttttaagaaggcatacctgttaattgaaatgcattctaggtgactatctcatgaagttggttgagagaatgccaagaatgtgcaaaactgtcatgaaggcaaagggtggctactttgaagaatctcaaagattaaatatattgagatttgttgaacactttttttggttacgacatgattcgatatgtgttatttcatagtttcaatCGCAGATTTCCCTTTTAACCTAAAGTTGAGAGATCGGGATGTGGCTACTCGACCAGTGTCAAGCACTGTTCAACACCTCCAGCCTCTATGGGGTGCTGGGCGTTTCCAAGGATGCGACAGACGCAGAGATCCGACACAGCTACTACAAGGTGTCGCTCAGGGTTCACCCAGATCGTGCTCCCGAAGACCTGCAGGCAACAGAGAAATTTCAGGTGGGAAAGTGTCATCTAAAACACCTACTCAAATCTGCAGTTAGCCTAGTTCACCTAGCTAACTGTCTAGAGTTGTATTTTACTGTATTTACCTAGCCCCTATCTTTCAGGTGCTTGGGAAGTTATATGCCGTGTTGAGTGACAAGGAGCAGAGGGCAGTGTATGATGAGCAGGGACTTGTGGCTGAGGAATCTGACTCACTGCAGCAGGACCAATGCTGGGAGGAGTACTGGAGGTTGCTGTTCCCTAAGGTAGCCTAACTATATAACTATCTAAAGCTGATTAACATCTTCTCCATACACCGTATTTACTTTTTAGGCCCTCCTGAGAGAACTTTTCTTTTTCATACCTTAGCCATAAAATAGTCACTAGACGTGTGTAATTTTGAGTAATGTACCTTAATCATTACAAGACTGTCATCAGCATCACCCAGTACcatcttcctctgtatctccccAGCTTCTTGACTTTCTTTATCCGCCTGGAAGCAAATAACAAACACCCAGTATAATGTCACaattagaatttgttctaacAACCATCTCTCCTTCATTAGATCACATTGGAGGACATCCAGGAGTTTGAGAGGAAGTACAAAGGcacggaggaggagaggcaggatgtGATGCAGATTTACCTGCAGCACCAGGGGAACATGGACGCCATCATGGCCTCAGCCCTGTGCTGCTCTCAGGAGGACGAGCCCAGGATCACAGCCCTTATACAGACAGCCATCCAGGCAGGGGAGCTCACGGCCTACCCTGCTTTCACCCAGGAGAGCACCAGGAAGAAGAAAACACGCAAACATAAGGTACAGTGTGCTTTATACAAATACTTGTACACACTCACTTCCTCTGTTGGTAATTCTTTTTAGTTCATATTTGTGAGAATACTTTGTTCTTCCAGGCTGATGAAGAAAGACAAGAAgctgaggagaggcagagagagatgggactcAATTATGCTGATGACAGTCTTGTAATTATGTTAAAGGTAAGTTGAATCACACAACCAAGATCTTAACTGGTGACTGTTTTAGGGGTTCAGGTACAGCATTAATGGTGTGTATTTTTGTCTCGTTAACAGCAAAAGCAGAAGTCCAGAGAGCAGAATTTAAACTCTTTCCTGTCTGACCTGGAAGCTAAATACTCCAAGGGAGGAAAAGCCAAAGCAGGAGGGAACGGAAAAAAGTGAAGACTTCAAACCCTTGAAGGTAGAGGTTAAGGTAAAAATTTGATCAAAACTTGACACCTGCATGCCCCCTAGTCACACATCTATCACGTATTTCGTTACAAATTATCTTACTGATCTAAGCTCCGCTAGCACCTCTGCTGAAAGTAGAATATGGCTTCTACTGCAGTGAGGTGAATTGTCCCAGTACTTAAACAGCCCCTCTATTCCCTCGAAAGTCTCCTGTGCCTTACACTAAGCCCTCATCACATTAAGGTTTGTTAGGAAAACATCTAACACCTACCTTTTAGTTGGAGTCTCTCTAAGGCTTGTCTTTTCTCTTCCCATTAAGGTATGCTATGTGAAACCCCAAAGTTTTGTGCTTGTCTTTTTTACATGGGAAAATAAAGGTAATGTGCTTATAAAAGTACAAAGAAGCCAGTCGAAGCATGTCAGTCTTCAAAAGGCTTTTGTTTCTCCCTGCATAGTTGGACTTGCCATTCGGGTCATCCTACGAAAATTGTCTTTCCTGTCCCCTACCTTAACCACCAGGATAAACACGTATGTTAGATAATGACATGTTGTTTTAATTTAAGTGTTTTGTTAATAAAACATATGTAAAACAGATATTGCAAACTATTTGTATATagtgcgttcagaaagtattcagaccccttgattttttccccccacagtactactttacagccttattctaaaatgtattaaaaaacatgtttttcctcaatctacacataataccccataatgacaaagcaaaaaaagttttagacatttttacaaatttatttaaaatgagctatcatatttacataaatattcagacgctttactcagtgacttgttgaagcacctttggcagcgattacagcctcgagtattcttgggtatgacgctacaagcttggcacacctgtatttggggagtttctcccatcttctctgcagatcctctcaagctctgtcaggttggatagggtcgtcgctgtacagctattttcaggtctctccagagatgttcgattgggttcaagtccgggctctggctggaccactcaatgacattcatagccttgtcccgaagccactcctgcattgtcttggctgtgtgcttagggtcgttgtcctgttggaaggtgaagctttgccccagtctgaggtcctgagcactctggagcaggttttcatcaaggatcgcgctgtactttgctctgttcatctttccctttatcctgactagtctcccagtccctgacactggaaaatatccccacagcatgatgctgccaccaccatgcttcactgtagggatggtgccacgtttcttccagacgtgacgcttggcattctggccaaagagttaaatcttgctTTCATCAAGATTAATCTataacgaaacaaaatgtggaaaaggggaaggggtctgaaaactttccaaatgcactatatatacacagttgaagtcagtacATACACgtacatacatttaaactcagtatttcacaattcctgacatttaatcctagtaagaattccctgtcttaggtcagttaggatcaccactttattttaagaatgtgaaatgtcagaataatagtttagAGAATATtttgtttcagcttttatttcttttatcacattcacagtgggtcagaagtttacatacactcaattagtatttggtagcattgcctttaaattgtttaacttgggtcaaacgtttcaggaagcctcccacaagcttcccacaataagttgggtgaattttggcccattcctcctgacagagctggtgtagctgagtcaggtttgtaggcctccttgctcgcacacgctttttcagttctgcccacaaattttccataagattgaggtcggggctttgtgatggctactccaaaactttgttgtcattaagccatttttccacaactttggaagtatgcttggggtcattgtccagttggaagacccatttgcgaccaagctttaacttcctgactgatgtcttgcgatgttgcttcaatatatccacataattttgctccttcatgatgctatctattttgtgaagtgcaccagtccctcctgcagcaaagcacccccacaacatgatgctgccacccccgtgcttcaaggttgggatggtgttcttcggcttgcaagcctccccctttttcctccaaacataaggatggtcattatggccaaacagttctatttttgtttcatcagaccagaggacatttctccaaaaagtactatctttgttctcatgtacagttgcaaaccgtagtctggcttttttttatggcagttttggagcagtggcttcttccttgctgagcggactttcaggtcatgtcgatataggactcgttttactgtggatatagatacatttgtacctgtttcctccagcatcttcacaaggtcctttgctgttgttctgggattgatttgcacttttcgcaccaagtacgttaatctctaggagaccaaATGCATCTCCttagcagtatgacggctgcgcggtcccatggtgtttatacttgctcactattgtttgtacagatgaacgtggtaccttcaggcatttagaaattgctcccaaggatgaaccagacttgaaggtctaaaaaaataaaaataaattggaggtcttggctgatttcttttcctattcccatgatgtcaagcagaggtactgagtttgaaggttggccttgaaatacatccacagatacacctccaatttactcaaatgatttcaattagcctatcggaagcgtctcaagccatgacatcattttcttgaatttcccaagctgtttaaaagcacagtcaatttagtgtatgtaaacttctgacccattggaattgtgattaaattaaataatctgtttgtaaacaattgttggaaaaaggacttgtgtcatgcacaaagtagatgtcctaaccgacttgccaaaagttTGTTAACacggaatttgtggagtggttgaaaaacaagttaatccaacctaagtctatgtaaacttctgacttcaactgtatatattttgcagaaaatatatttttctcccaCTCTAAATGTCATAATACATTAGAAAGTATTAGTTATTTAGTGGATTACTTAAACTAATGTCAACTAAATATAACTCATTTACAGGGAATAGCTGTCCCTCAATTTCATGTCAATGGTGTTACGCCATTAAATAACATTTATAAAAGCAACATCCTTGTGAACTTCTTCCTGGGTCGAATGTTCATTGGAGCTGTTTTGAAAAGCACATGGTGAGTCtgcagtagaggtcgaccgatttatgatttttcaatgcggACACCGATTATTGGATGACCAAAAAAGTCGGTaacgattaatcggccgatttgtgtttatttatttgtaataatgacaattacaacaactgaatgaacacttattttaacttaatataatacatcaataaaaatcaatttagcctcataaataatgaaaca
Coding sequences within it:
- the LOC112253085 gene encoding protein NDNF isoform X2; its protein translation is MASMAWHLCLAVSLLCGTPWPQGHSALAPENEVPLRPTAWLPDGKVTTMHLPKGRTRRLYFTLKKKVAMMSVTVSPCDLPIEWTLEARTLKDKPPKSLHWSTKKSMPEVWWRGPGTKAKIHTYTGNAMNTYTGPSYAPASIYILRLRSKDQDTRATVYLHEGSGTSWAFPQLPSDSHVHTLGVGMTSVTLSWAPSAPLKRLHTQRSYDYCVLVNRKHNYRNLCAAQEGIRKEREKDKKREKDKQRKVTVWPILKDWWWQQWDADTELQSPAALRNDYGHLQCVCKGTESVCTVSELVPDTQYYFDVFLIDRLNGTSAAYTGTFAQTHEEARPAITPLREGELRWVTFRDGGSTSGEIFSFRPRGWQQSGLLTLQSCESSEKINITVSSKGKELSSQAVGENLAQIWLQGSPSYLIHLEKEGTAAPRQAAPGVLKASVKMQVSSTYHRQGIPSLPSTLQIKSFNRLRSCESVTLAWMGTEERSLYCVYRQRLGKGGGKKGGTAPCLGPESRSDTERVLCKYFQELNPRRAVTTAVIGGLEPGVAYIFDVYLMRRWGIPIKYSSKTVRTRKEC
- the LOC112253085 gene encoding protein NDNF isoform X1; this encodes MTVGVGLRCQHIMPPFSKLHVHIAPPPTSLPFLECGFIISSPSTRSKNHGVKSPIRIAQPTTMVCMPCGWTLSRGIGGWSLLRSPVVIKCTVGCQTDPLVMNGPTKRSKGSTKKSMPEVWWRGPGTKAKIHTYTGNAMNTYTGPSYAPASIYILRLRSKDQDTRATVYLHEGSGTSWAFPQLPSDSHVHTLGVGMTSVTLSWAPSAPLKRLHTQRSYDYCVLVNRKHNYRNLCAAQEGIRKEREKDKKREKDKQRKVTVWPILKDWWWQQWDADTELQSPAALRNDYGHLQCVCKGTESVCTVSELVPDTQYYFDVFLIDRLNGTSAAYTGTFAQTHEEARPAITPLREGELRWVTFRDGGSTSGEIFSFRPRGWQQSGLLTLQSCESSEKINITVSSKGKELSSQAVGENLAQIWLQGSPSYLIHLEKEGTAAPRQAAPGVLKASVKMQVSSTYHRQGIPSLPSTLQIKSFNRLRSCESVTLAWMGTEERSLYCVYRQRLGKGGGKKGGTAPCLGPESRSDTERVLCKYFQELNPRRAVTTAVIGGLEPGVAYIFDVYLMRRWGIPIKYSSKTVRTRKEC
- the LOC112253436 gene encoding dnaJ homolog subfamily C member 9; this encodes MWLLDQCQALFNTSSLYGVLGVSKDATDAEIRHSYYKVSLRVHPDRAPEDLQATEKFQVLGKLYAVLSDKEQRAVYDEQGLVAEESDSLQQDQCWEEYWRLLFPKITLEDIQEFERKYKGTEEERQDVMQIYLQHQGNMDAIMASALCCSQEDEPRITALIQTAIQAGELTAYPAFTQESTRKKKTRKHKADEERQEAEERQREMGLNYADDSLVIMLKQKQKSREQNLNSFLSDLEAKYSKGGKAKAGGNGKK